A segment of the Ipomoea triloba cultivar NCNSP0323 chromosome 1, ASM357664v1 genome:
TCACaacaaaaaatatcaaaatacatagaaattcataattttttttatatataaaaaaaaaaagaatcttttaaaaaaaattgaaaaatgtattGACAAGAAATTACAAGAATTGATTCTTCACTCACTCAACCACATTTCTTGGGCgaaaccctaattttttttctaaatcaaATATTGCAGAGTTAAAAATTAAGATTCATGTAATATTACTGATTCCAAAATACCCAAATTCCACAATTTTCACCGTATAGTACTACAAACCTAAGTGGTCCCAACTAAATAGTATAAGATAAAATTCTGTACAAAAACTAAATACttctaaaataagtaaataaatgaaataatatacattcacaccatttatatattatcttacatgtattattagataatatcaaacaattaatttatcaacctttttttcttttacaaatagttaatataataaACTTGTTTGGTAAAGGGTGTTTTGGCAAtgttaataatactaattatcCACTCACTGACCATGCAATAACATGGGATGCTCTCAAGTAAGAGCCATCCCTCAATTAATATAGGCAATTGGGGAGAGCATTCCCCCTATAAAGGGGCCGGGAGTGttgttaaaaaaatgattttttttcttttttcttttttaaattttttatattatcataaacattatttattatttattatttattacagagtattatttattataattttatataatcattaattattatataattatttatattataaagttttaatcaTCTATTTAGCTAGgtcttttaattttacatgttaattaTTAATAGTAAATATTCTGTATAAAATTCTATCAAACAATTATCTACAAATAGCTAATACAATACACTAGTCAAAACCACTAATCTAACATAATCTACTAACCACTAATTGTTAAATACCCTACAATTTATGAACAGAAGATGAGTATTAGAACCaaaaattttaaccaaattTAGACGAAATGATAAAAGTAAACTGTGTCTTATTATACATGatggtttaattttaattacgtACCCAAAATGAGCACAAACTAAGTTGATGGAAAGAAGGTAATTAATAAGAAACATGTGAGCATGCAAGACATAAgaaacatgcatgcatgatagAAAGGTGTTGGTTGGACAATTATTAGTATCTTTTTGAATTTGGTTGTATTAGTATTTTGCAATACCAAATAAGATTCGAATATAATAGTTTAGTGTTTGTAACGTAAAATAAATTAGTTACTATCATATTTGTCTCCACTTGACTAGTAAACAAAGTTGGATAGTACAACTTTGAATTACTCAATGTATGTAGTTTTCCAGGCACTAGCTAGCTAGGTCTCAAGAATATAATCCAAAGCAAGGCCGGGGCACGTACTAGATCTATTTGGGATTATATTCTAAACTGCAAGTAGAGTCAGAGTTCAGTGAAGTACGTAGTGGATGAACTTGTACAACCCGGACAAGAGCATCCACCAAATATATCATGGCGTCCTTGTCATCATCCAGGCCGGATAGAATAATTACTTGCAGAAACTGGACAGAGACGCATGTATCTGGCCTGCTATGCATCTGAAAAGACCCTCAACCGGAATAACCCCACCCAAGATGGCAAGAGATCTACACTTGTAGTAACAAGGTTACGAGTTCAGATCCTTACCTTTTTGGAttgagtcggtcagctatgggtaacctaagTTCGTTTGTTTCTTTGTGGTCGTTTGATGGCTAGGGTTACAAGGCCTGATTTACCTACACCCAAAAGTGTTGTGGTGTTTCTCTTGTGATAAAAAAGCATTGTCAGAAAATAGTGAatcaacatttaaaaaataaaaatgtgtatTACACTTAAATCCCTAATTTCATTTATCTCGgatttattaatatatacacacaattgACCCTATTTCTATAACTAATAACCAACTTCTTGACTACGGAGTACTTGTTTAGGTGTTCCACATAAGGAATTGAGAGCCGCACCCATGATTAGATACTAGTCACTAGGTAGGTGGAATAGGCGAGCCGCACCCATGATAATAAGGTTTGACAAGAGTTTAAGTACATAAAATAATGCATGCATacatcatatatacatacatagatGTACAATATTGTATTATTTGACACTGTACTCTAGATAGGTAAAAGTATAGATAAAAAGTGAACtttaaaatatctaaattactaaatatacatgcacaatataatatttaaaaaaatacacttcAAATAAAGTGGAATCATATCTTTTACAGATATAGGTATATTGTAGGATATATACCTCTGTATCACATCTTATGTTGTATGAACAAATTAACAGGTTACAGGACTGAAATGCGGAGGAGTGGTGGTGGGCTGTTCCTTTGACCACCGCGTGGCCGATGCCTATTCGGCCAACATGTTCCTCGTATCGTGGTCCGAGGTAGCTCAGGCCAAGCCGTTGTCTCAGCTCCCCTGTTTCCGGAGGTCTTTTCTCTTTCCTCGCCGTCCCGGCCACTACGATCTTTCCGTCGACGCCATGTATACGCTAATCTCATCCCTGCCGCCCCCGACAGCGGCGGCGGAGCCCGAAGCCCTGCAAACTGATGAACAAAGCGTGATAAGTCGCATATACTATATAGAGTCGGACGAAATCATTCGCATCCAATCACTAGCCAATTCCCAGAAAGGCAGCGCAAAACATCATCGGATTACAAAGCTGCAAGCATTCTCGGCCTTCCTATGGAAAACAATTGCCGCCGGAATGTGTAAAGATCACAACTTTAAGAATTTGAAACTGGGGGTTGTGGTTGACGGGAGGGCTAGATTGATCGACGGAGACGAAAAGAAGGCTGAACTGTTAAAGGGTTACTTCGGGAACGTTCTTTCGATCCCATTTGGCGACAGAAAGATGGAAGATTTGCAGGAAAAGCCGTTGAGTTGGGTGGCAAATGCGGTGCGGGAGTTCTTGGAGGAAGCCCTGACGAGGGAACATTTTCTTGGACTGATTGATTGGGTGGAAGCCCACCGTCCCAAACCAGCCTTAGCCAAAATCTACGCCGGCGGCAACGGGCCGGCGGTGGTGGTGTCATCAGGGCAGCAATTTCCGGTGAGAAAGATTGATTTTGGATGGGGAAAACCGGCGTTTGGATCGTACCATTTTCACTGGGGAGGAGAAGCCGGTTATGTTATGCCGATGCCGAATCCGAAAGGGAATGGAGATTGGATAGTTTATATGCATCTGCAAAAATGGGAGGTGGAGTTGATAGAGGCTCATGCATCGAATGTATTTAAGCCGGTGACCTCTGAATATCTTGGTTtggtttgatttgatttgtatCATATGCTAGCTGATTCTAGTTCTGATATCATCTGTGATGTCAATTCAAACTCCCATCCATCTGTAATTGACTGGAAAGGTTTGTTTATATgcacacctatatatatagcttTGTCTGTCTAAATAACTTTTGTTACTTGTCATGCATTATTACGTACCAGCATACCAACTTTTATGCTTATATTAACAACCAATTCAATATATTATGCTAAAAATTAGGCTAAACTAAAGTAGTATACGTACCTCTATAGAAtcaaaatatatagtatatgatCGTACATTCAAAGTTACAATcatcatctttaatttatataccCCTAACTTATCTTACATTTATAAAATTACTCCTGCCTCACGCCCAACAAAACCCGGAGACAGGTGTTGTCGCTCCAGCACCCCAGCTTTTACATTTATAAAATTACTTAcctctaatattatatatgcataCTCGGAGCTAGTGTGGAGGCAGTGGGACAGTTATCACCTCTCCCCACCTCcacccttttatatatatgtatgtatatatacaacgCATATATAGTGTTAAAGTGTatataaaagttatatttatgctcaattTGTTAATAGTTTGTGTAGCTTAGTTGGTTGTTTGTGTTGCATTGatggttgttatgccatggacccgggtccaccaggtccatgttcacaattttagtactttatattcacagtttttgaactctatgttcaatatttttaaaatttatattcataatttttgaactctatattcacgtacaattacagaactctatgttcacaatttcagaactatatgttcacaattttacaactttatattcaatagtattgatagggaatataccccgagtATACCGTCCTACGAATACTATATGTATGTTCTGTGCACTATACAAGTATTAGCCCTTTATAAGGGACTTGGGTCCTTCATGAAACGGACTTTTTCCTCTCCCGGCAAGAAACACGGCGACGTCCTTGCCGTCCAGGTTATTTATTagagtattatttattataattttatctaatcattaattattatataatttataaattatattattaagtaTACATCATACATGTTAATTATTAATACTTcctttgtcccattttacctgtcctatttactattcactggtcaaaccaactctt
Coding sequences within it:
- the LOC115997181 gene encoding shikimate O-hydroxycinnamoyltransferase-like, giving the protein MVAKRDLSVRVVKKEAVTAALPMQHHWLPQSNLDLLLPPLSFGVFFCYQKPKFTVGSVSGVLKAALAEALVSYYALAGEVVQNAGGEPELLCNNRGVDFAEAVADVELSELNLYNPDESVEGKLVPGKKHGGVLAVQVTGLKCGGVVVGCSFDHRVADAYSANMFLVSWSEVAQAKPLSQLPCFRRSFLFPRRPGHYDLSVDAMYTLISSLPPPTAAAEPEALQTDEQSVISRIYYIESDEIIRIQSLANSQKGSAKHHRITKLQAFSAFLWKTIAAGMCKDHNFKNLKLGVVVDGRARLIDGDEKKAELLKGYFGNVLSIPFGDRKMEDLQEKPLSWVANAVREFLEEALTREHFLGLIDWVEAHRPKPALAKIYAGGNGPAVVVSSGQQFPVRKIDFGWGKPAFGSYHFHWGGEAGYVMPMPNPKGNGDWIVYMHLQKWEVELIEAHASNVFKPVTSEYLGLV